In Pocillopora verrucosa isolate sample1 chromosome 13, ASM3666991v2, whole genome shotgun sequence, one genomic interval encodes:
- the LOC131770137 gene encoding methyltransferase-like protein 27 produces the protein MDEKRFKRSVTKYFGEATAKVTKETTEDEIKRIYAARSATYDEECTAVRASYSKPLAESLHNALKGVYQDKAKDQIKINDAGAGTGLIGVELKKLGYTNLCALDITAEMLKEAKKKEVYTEFICTSLNGQPIAHIKSGQFDAFICGGALLTGRIGSSAFVEMIRMVQTGGSFVGVYRGTNIIDPRMSAGSLFCG, from the exons ATGGATGAGAAGCGATTCAAAAGAAGCGTAACGAAGTATTTCGGAGAAGCAACAGCGAAAGTAACCAAAGAAACAACCGAAGATGAAATCAAACGTATTTATGCTGCACGGTCAGCAACATATGACGAG GAATGTACAGCGGTTCGCGCTTCATATTCGAAGCCACTGGCCGAATCTTTGCATAACGCCCTTAAAGGAGTTTACCAAGACAAGGCAAAGGATCAGATCAAAATCAATGACGCTGGAGCCGGAACAGGGCTGATTGGAGTTGAGCTCAAGAAACTCGGATACACCAACCTATGTGCTTTGGACATCACAGCTGAGATGTTAAAGgaagcaaaaaagaaagaagtctATACTGAGTTCATCTGCACGTCTTTGAACGGGCAGCCGATAGCTCACATTAAATCAGGGCAATTCGATGCTTTCATTTGTGGTGGGGCGCTCCTTACAGGACGTATCGGCTCATCTGCTTTCGTGGAGATGATAAGAATGGTTCAAACTGGTGGGTCTTTCGTGGGAGTTTACCGAGGCACAAATATAATTGACCCACGGATGTCCGCGGGGAGTCTGTTCTGTGGCTAA